A window of Castanea sativa cultivar Marrone di Chiusa Pesio chromosome 1, ASM4071231v1 contains these coding sequences:
- the LOC142622278 gene encoding high affinity nitrate transporter 2.7, with translation MESQTTKPPPPPLPFSLLPVDGNQKATEFRVFSISKPHMLAFHLAWLSLFSCFFSTFSIPPLLPIIRDDLKLTDADIGHAGIASFVGSIFSRLAMGPACDLFGPRIASATLSLLTAPIILATSLVSSPQSFILIRFLIGFSLANFVANQFWMSSMFSTNVVGLANGVAAGWANMGAGVTQLVMPFLYNILIKYFNIVPFTAWRVIFIVPATFQVITAIMVLVHGQDLPTGNYKKVRTQYTKQTQKENLLGILFRGLRNYRGWILALTYGYCFGVELTTDNVIAQYFYDRFHVDLQLAGTIAASFGMANLFSRPIGGVISDKMGKRFGMRGRLWGLWVVQTVAGLLCVLLGRINSLWGSIVVMCGFSMFVQAASGLTFGVVPFVSQRSLGVIAGMTGSGGTVGAVVTQLLLFSGSKFSKQTSISLMGMMMIVCTLPITLIYFPQWGGMLCGPSFDPEKANEDYHLFE, from the exons ATGGAATCACAAACAACAAAGCCGCCACCGCCACCTCTTCCTTTCTCATTATTACCAGTAGATGGAAACCAAAAAGCCACCGAATTCCGAGTTTTCTCAATATCCAAACCTCACATGCTAGCTTTCCACCTTGCATGGCTTTCACTCTTTTCATGCTTCTTCTCAACTTTCTCAATCCCACCTCTCCTCCCCATCATCCGCGATGACCTCAAGCTCACCGACGCCGATATAGGCCACGCCGGAATAGCCTCCTTCGTCGGCTCAATCTTCTCTCGCCTCGCCATGGGTCCGGCGTGTGACCTATTTGGCCCACGCATTGCTTCTGCAACACTCTCTCTTCTCACTGCACCTATCATTCTTGCCACAAGTCTAGTCTCATCACCTCAATCCTTCATTCTCATTCGGTTCCTTATAGGTTTCTCCTTAGCAAACTTCGTTGCCAACCAGTTTTGGATGAGCTCCATGTTCTCTACCAACGTTGTTGGCCTTGCTAATGGTGTTGCAGCCGGTTGGGCTAACATGGGTGCTGGTGTAACACAATTAGTCATGCCATTTCTATACAACatacttataaaatatttcaacatAGTACCTTTTACAGCTTGGCGTGTTATTTTTATTGTACCTGCTACATTTCAAGTAATAACAGCTATAATGGTGTTAGTGCATGGCCAGGACTTACCTACCGGTAACTATAAAAAAGTTCGTACTCAGTATacaaaacaaacccagaaaGAGAATTTACTCGGGATTCTTTTTCGTGGATTAAGGAATTATAGAGGGTGGATTTTAGCACTAACATATGGGTATTGTTTTGGAGTAGAGTTGACAACTGATAATGTTATAGCACAATATTTCTATGATAGGTTTCATGTGGATCTTCAATTAGCTGGGACTATAGCAGCTAGTTTTGGAATGGCAAATCTATTTTCGAGACCAATAGGAGGAGTGATTTCTGATAAGATGGGGAAGAGGTTTGGGATGAGAGGGAGGTTGTGGGGGTTGTGGGTGGTGCAAACTGTGGCTGGCTTGTTGTGTGTGTTGCTCGGACGAATCAACTCTCTGTGGGGTTCCATTGTTGTGATGTGTGGCTTCTCTATGTTTGTCCAAGCGGCTAGTGGCCTCACGTTTGGCGTGGTTCCTTTTGTTTCCCAAAG GTCACTAGGAGTCATAGCAGGGATGACAGGAAGTGGAGGGACTGTGGGGGCAGTGGTGACACAGCTATTATTGTTTTCAGGCTCTAAATTCTCAAAGCAAACTAGCATTTCTCTAATGGGTATGATGATGATCGTGTGTACACTTCCAATCACACTTATTTACTTCCCCCAATGGGGTGGTATGCTCTGTGGTCCGTCCTTTGATCCCGAGAAAGCTAATGAGGATTATCACCTGTTTGAATAA